Proteins found in one Lutimonas zeaxanthinifaciens genomic segment:
- a CDS encoding DUF4870 domain-containing protein, with translation MYNQTVREGKTMAIISYITVIGTLIAFIMNQNKHNYFASFHIRQSLGIFILWLIVNFIQRYSDFGWLNTILGIGVFVLWILGLLGAIQGEEKRIPLFGDQFQEWFRNIG, from the coding sequence ATGTATAATCAAACAGTTCGAGAAGGAAAAACAATGGCTATCATAAGCTATATTACAGTGATCGGAACCTTGATCGCATTCATTATGAACCAGAATAAGCACAATTATTTTGCCTCCTTTCATATTCGTCAGTCCTTAGGGATTTTTATACTATGGCTGATCGTTAATTTCATCCAGCGCTATTCAGATTTTGGCTGGCTAAATACCATTTTAGGCATCGGAGTTTTTGTTTTATGGATCTTAGGCTTACTGGGAGCCATTCAGGGTGAGGAAAAAAGAATTCCCTTATTCGGAGATCAATTTCAGGAATGGTTCCGTAATATAGGTTAA
- a CDS encoding alpha/beta hydrolase: MQTKSLEYLIRKPKTAISKPPLLIMLHGYGSNEQDLFSFAEELPDEFLIISARAPLSLGFGSYAWYTIHFDATTSDKFSDLPEARSALSTIDLFVEELKAEYEVNEENIFLLGFSQGTILSMAYALNHPDKIKKVIALSGYINQDLIEKPIEKERFKDLDFFVSHGSVDQVIPVEWARKTPPFLDKLNIKNEYHEYPVGHGVAPQNFFDLQRWIIDRCK, from the coding sequence ATGCAGACAAAATCCCTGGAATACCTCATAAGAAAGCCAAAAACAGCGATTTCCAAACCACCCTTACTGATCATGCTGCACGGCTATGGAAGTAATGAACAGGACCTCTTTTCATTTGCCGAGGAATTGCCTGATGAATTTTTGATCATAAGTGCTCGTGCGCCTCTGTCCCTAGGTTTTGGAAGTTATGCCTGGTACACTATTCATTTTGATGCCACAACCAGTGATAAGTTTTCAGATCTTCCTGAAGCCAGATCCGCGCTCTCAACAATAGATCTTTTTGTTGAAGAACTTAAAGCTGAGTATGAAGTTAATGAAGAAAATATTTTTCTTCTAGGGTTTAGCCAGGGTACAATTTTAAGCATGGCTTATGCCTTAAACCATCCTGATAAAATAAAAAAAGTAATCGCTTTGAGCGGTTATATCAACCAGGATCTTATTGAAAAGCCTATTGAAAAAGAACGATTTAAAGACTTGGACTTTTTTGTTTCTCATGGCTCCGTTGATCAGGTCATTCCTGTAGAATGGGCCAGAAAAACCCCTCCCTTTCTGGACAAATTAAATATTAAGAACGAATATCACGAGTATCCTGTAGGCCATGGTGTGGCTCCTCAAAACTTCTTCGATCTTCAGCGCTGGATAATAGATCGTTGTAAATAA
- a CDS encoding C40 family peptidase, translating into MYAKFLKLILFSFFIVVFSCGETGNHDIIALNNFNDSLKTVYAPDKRVARFHIEIKEKEGDILLQGESDQPVAVDILIDRAEKLGFNIINKINVLPDSTVGQFQYAVVNNSVANIRSNPKHSGELATQALLGTDLKVLKIDGDFYQVQTPDGYISWVDHGGVKLLTREQFEAWKSTDKIIFTKTYGSVYKNQLSEFEKVGDIVLGSQLAVLEESERSFKVQYPDKRTGYVKKSECLQFNTWIKDVQPSGNLLELYARELMGVPYLWGGTSSKGVDCSGFTKTVYLMNGYIIPRDASQQIMAGNNVDPELDMSNLQKGDLMFFGKKATDSTKQRVTHVGIWLGNGKGEFIHASGKVKIGSIDSEAENYDAFNTNRYLGSRRYLGEEDPLIIDLKKEGELSKLKS; encoded by the coding sequence ATGTATGCAAAATTCCTTAAGTTAATTCTGTTTAGTTTTTTTATAGTCGTGTTTTCCTGTGGAGAAACCGGGAATCACGATATAATAGCGTTGAACAATTTCAATGACAGCCTTAAAACAGTTTATGCTCCAGACAAAAGAGTGGCAAGATTTCATATTGAAATTAAAGAAAAAGAAGGAGATATATTACTTCAAGGAGAATCAGATCAACCTGTTGCAGTTGATATTTTAATTGATAGGGCTGAAAAGTTAGGATTCAATATCATAAATAAGATCAATGTTTTACCGGACAGTACTGTAGGCCAATTTCAATACGCCGTTGTAAACAACTCCGTTGCCAACATCAGATCGAATCCAAAACACTCAGGAGAACTGGCTACCCAGGCTCTATTGGGTACTGACCTCAAAGTTCTCAAAATTGATGGCGACTTTTACCAGGTTCAAACTCCGGATGGATATATCTCTTGGGTGGACCACGGAGGAGTGAAATTATTGACCAGGGAACAGTTTGAAGCTTGGAAAAGCACTGATAAGATCATATTTACAAAAACTTACGGCAGTGTTTATAAAAATCAATTGAGTGAGTTTGAAAAAGTCGGTGATATTGTGTTGGGGAGCCAACTTGCTGTGCTCGAAGAATCAGAAAGAAGTTTTAAGGTACAATACCCTGATAAACGAACGGGGTATGTAAAAAAATCCGAATGCCTGCAATTCAACACCTGGATCAAAGACGTGCAGCCTTCAGGAAACCTTCTTGAGCTATATGCCAGGGAACTTATGGGAGTTCCTTATTTATGGGGAGGAACCTCTTCAAAGGGAGTTGACTGCAGTGGTTTTACAAAAACGGTCTATCTCATGAATGGATACATAATTCCGAGAGATGCCTCCCAGCAGATCATGGCCGGAAACAATGTGGACCCCGAACTGGATATGAGCAATCTTCAAAAAGGTGATCTTATGTTTTTCGGTAAAAAAGCCACCGACAGCACAAAGCAAAGGGTAACACATGTTGGCATCTGGTTGGGCAATGGAAAAGGCGAGTTTATTCATGCATCGGGAAAAGTCAAAATAGGATCAATCGATTCCGAAGCTGAAAATTACGACGCTTTTAATACGAACAGATATCTTGGTAGCAGAAGGTATCTTGGAGAGGAAGATCCATTGATCATAGATCTAAAAAAAGAAGGTGAATTAAGCAAGTTAAAGTCCTGA
- a CDS encoding DUF481 domain-containing protein, giving the protein MTKQLTFILFFFISCLAFSQKDTIKLSNNDILVGSIEKMDFSILTFSTSYDDSDFKIKWGEVLEIHSSSQFIISVEDGDRYTSDIESVDGKEKTVTLNVDGTEKEFPLEEIVFIEPIGGSFFSRLTVDIDLGINITKANNFRQLTSNIDATYLAYKWRARGYYKTVLSRQDGATDINRMDAELGGEYYLPHDWFLQANAIYLANDEQLLDLRSTYQFGGGYYFIRNNSMFFSANAGLAYTTENFSNDNPDRKSTEGFIALGFNKYAIGDLSVQTGAALYPSFSQSGRYRVDFNFDMKYDLPLDFYIRLGLSYNYDNQPVEDASDSDYVFTTSFGWEWN; this is encoded by the coding sequence ATGACCAAACAATTAACCTTCATTTTATTTTTTTTCATCTCTTGCCTGGCCTTTAGCCAAAAGGATACCATTAAACTATCAAATAATGATATCCTTGTGGGATCCATAGAAAAAATGGATTTCAGCATTTTAACCTTCAGTACTTCTTATGATGACTCTGATTTTAAAATTAAATGGGGCGAGGTTCTTGAAATTCACAGTTCAAGCCAGTTTATTATTTCAGTAGAAGATGGTGATCGATATACTTCAGATATTGAAAGTGTTGATGGAAAGGAAAAAACTGTGACGCTGAACGTTGACGGAACAGAGAAGGAGTTTCCTTTGGAAGAAATCGTTTTTATTGAGCCTATTGGAGGTAGTTTTTTTTCCAGATTGACTGTTGATATCGATTTGGGAATTAATATCACAAAGGCGAATAACTTCAGGCAGTTAACCTCAAATATTGATGCTACTTATCTGGCCTACAAATGGAGGGCAAGAGGATATTATAAGACGGTTTTAAGCCGACAGGACGGCGCTACGGATATTAACCGTATGGATGCTGAATTGGGAGGGGAGTATTATCTGCCTCATGACTGGTTCTTACAGGCCAATGCGATTTACCTGGCAAATGACGAGCAGTTGCTGGATCTGAGATCAACTTATCAATTTGGTGGTGGTTATTATTTTATTCGAAACAATTCCATGTTTTTCTCGGCTAATGCTGGTCTGGCCTATACAACGGAGAATTTTTCGAATGATAACCCGGACAGAAAAAGTACAGAAGGATTTATAGCCCTTGGTTTCAATAAGTATGCCATTGGAGACCTAAGCGTTCAAACCGGTGCAGCGCTATATCCAAGTTTTTCTCAGAGTGGAAGGTATAGAGTTGATTTTAATTTTGATATGAAGTATGACCTTCCTCTCGATTTTTACATTCGTTTAGGACTTTCATACAATTATGATAACCAACCGGTTGAAGACGCATCTGACAGTGATTATGTATTTACCACATCCTTTGGTTGGGAGTGGAATTAA
- the recG gene encoding ATP-dependent DNA helicase RecG, which translates to MIFQTSISYLKGVGPSRAQLLGKELGIFTYSDLANFFPFRYIDRTRFYKISELQANSAEVQIVGKITSVKTVKQKRGSRLVAQFGDETGRMELVWFKGVKWIKDSLKMNEPYVIFGKVNYFNGLFTMPHPEMELLKDYKKGFKSAMQPVYRSTETLSNKGISNRVMQKMQQQLFLETKDKYQESLSQAILRQEGLISKNEAMFNVHFPQSQELLTRARYRLKFEELFFIQMQLIVKNLNNKTKNKGFVFDHIGDFFNTFYSKHLPFDLTNAQKKVLKEIRKDVNTGAQMNRLLQGDVGSGKTIVAVLTMLIALDNNYQSAFIAPTEILAQQHFAAVTELLAPMGVNVRLLTGSSSASERRIIHKELEEGSLQILIGTHALFEDKVRFKNLGLAIIDEQHRFGVAQRAKMWMKNKLPPHVLVMTATPIPRTLAMSVYGDLDISVIDELPPGRKAIRTIHRYDSNRLSVFRFIREEIAKGRQVYIVYPLIKESEQLDYKDLMDGYESISREFPLPDYRISIVHGKMKPTDKDYEMQRFVKGETQIMVATTVIEVGVNVPNASLMLIESAERFGLSQLHQLRGRVGRGADQSYCILMTSMKLTKEAKTRLQTMVETNDGFRIAEVDLKLRGPGDLMGTQQSGILNLRIADIVQDSDLLYKARMAAKKIVYAEKGHKDPMYQTTWSSFRQIMKNKSIWSNIS; encoded by the coding sequence ATTATCTTTCAAACCTCCATATCGTATTTAAAAGGAGTCGGACCATCCAGAGCTCAATTACTGGGCAAGGAGTTAGGAATTTTTACCTATTCTGATCTGGCCAATTTTTTTCCTTTTCGGTACATTGACCGCACCCGATTCTATAAAATCAGTGAACTTCAGGCAAATAGTGCCGAAGTGCAGATCGTGGGAAAGATTACTTCTGTAAAGACCGTAAAGCAAAAAAGAGGCAGTCGGTTAGTGGCTCAGTTCGGTGATGAGACGGGCAGGATGGAATTGGTCTGGTTCAAAGGGGTAAAATGGATCAAAGATTCCTTAAAAATGAATGAGCCCTATGTGATCTTTGGCAAAGTAAATTATTTCAATGGCCTTTTCACTATGCCCCATCCGGAAATGGAATTGCTCAAAGATTATAAAAAAGGATTTAAAAGTGCCATGCAACCTGTTTACCGTTCAACGGAAACCCTTTCGAATAAGGGAATAAGTAACAGGGTGATGCAGAAAATGCAACAACAACTTTTTCTTGAAACAAAAGATAAGTATCAAGAATCCCTGAGCCAGGCCATTTTAAGGCAAGAGGGGTTGATCTCAAAAAACGAGGCCATGTTCAATGTTCATTTCCCTCAGAGCCAGGAACTTTTGACAAGAGCTCGTTACAGGCTGAAATTTGAAGAACTGTTTTTTATTCAGATGCAGTTAATTGTTAAGAATCTGAATAATAAAACTAAAAATAAGGGCTTTGTCTTTGATCATATTGGCGATTTTTTTAACACCTTTTATTCAAAACACCTTCCGTTTGACCTGACCAATGCCCAGAAAAAGGTTTTAAAGGAAATACGTAAAGATGTCAATACCGGCGCCCAGATGAACAGGTTGCTTCAGGGGGATGTAGGATCGGGTAAGACCATAGTTGCCGTGTTAACCATGTTAATTGCTTTGGATAATAATTATCAGTCAGCCTTTATTGCCCCTACCGAAATATTAGCGCAACAGCATTTTGCAGCGGTAACAGAACTGTTAGCTCCAATGGGGGTTAATGTTCGTCTATTAACCGGATCATCGTCGGCGTCGGAAAGAAGGATTATTCACAAAGAACTTGAAGAAGGGAGCCTTCAAATACTTATTGGAACCCATGCTTTATTCGAGGATAAAGTTCGATTTAAGAATCTGGGTTTGGCAATTATTGATGAACAGCATCGATTTGGAGTGGCTCAAAGAGCGAAAATGTGGATGAAAAATAAACTTCCTCCTCATGTTTTGGTGATGACGGCCACACCGATTCCGCGCACCCTTGCCATGAGTGTTTACGGGGATCTGGATATTTCAGTCATTGATGAGTTACCTCCAGGGAGGAAAGCAATCCGAACAATTCACAGGTATGACAGTAACCGCTTGTCTGTATTCAGATTTATTCGGGAGGAAATTGCAAAAGGAAGACAGGTGTATATCGTTTACCCCTTAATAAAGGAGTCTGAACAGCTGGATTATAAGGATCTAATGGATGGTTATGAAAGTATTTCAAGAGAATTTCCCTTACCCGATTATAGAATAAGTATTGTTCATGGTAAAATGAAACCGACGGACAAAGATTATGAGATGCAGAGATTTGTGAAAGGTGAGACGCAAATCATGGTGGCCACAACGGTCATTGAAGTAGGTGTAAACGTTCCCAATGCCAGTTTGATGCTGATTGAAAGCGCTGAGCGTTTTGGGCTTTCCCAGTTGCATCAGTTAAGAGGAAGGGTAGGTCGCGGTGCAGATCAAAGTTATTGTATATTGATGACCAGTATGAAGCTGACCAAAGAGGCCAAAACTCGTTTGCAAACCATGGTTGAGACCAATGATGGATTCAGAATTGCCGAGGTTGATCTAAAACTTAGAGGCCCGGGTGATTTGATGGGAACCCAGCAAAGCGGAATTTTGAATTTAAGAATTGCGGATATAGTTCAGGATTCAGATTTATTGTATAAGGCAAGAATGGCAGCGAAAAAAATCGTATATGCTGAAAAGGGGCATAAGGACCCTATGTATCAGACAACGTGGAGTAGCTTTCGGCAAATCATGAAAAACAAATCAATCTGGTCCAATATAAGTTAG
- a CDS encoding TIGR02757 family protein has protein sequence MLSNEIKALLEEKVFEYNNPKFIESDPIQIPHRYDLKEDIEISAFLTATIAWGNRTMIINNAAKLMEIMGNSPYDFVMEYNTNKSAEFVHRTFNAVDLDFFLTSLRNIYKKHHGLEAIFTRYAQAETTQTAIHEFKNIFFGIPHPKRTEKHVSDPLKGSAAKRINMFLRWMVRRDAAGVDFGLWPEIPPSSLSCPLDVHSGNVARKLGLLKRKQNDAKALKELDLNLRVLDPSDPVKYDFALFGLGVFEKFS, from the coding sequence ATGTTATCAAATGAGATCAAAGCTCTTTTAGAAGAAAAGGTATTTGAATATAATAATCCTAAGTTCATTGAATCTGACCCGATTCAGATACCCCACCGCTACGATTTGAAGGAGGATATTGAGATCTCGGCATTTCTGACGGCCACTATTGCATGGGGAAACCGGACAATGATTATCAATAACGCGGCAAAGCTGATGGAAATCATGGGAAATTCACCTTATGATTTTGTCATGGAATACAACACTAATAAATCTGCTGAATTTGTTCACAGGACATTTAATGCTGTCGATCTCGATTTTTTTCTCACCAGCCTTAGAAATATTTATAAGAAACATCACGGCCTGGAAGCAATATTTACCCGGTATGCTCAAGCTGAAACAACGCAAACAGCAATTCATGAATTTAAAAATATCTTTTTTGGAATACCTCATCCCAAAAGGACTGAAAAACATGTTTCCGACCCCCTTAAAGGGTCTGCTGCCAAAAGAATCAATATGTTTTTACGATGGATGGTCAGAAGGGATGCCGCAGGAGTGGATTTTGGACTATGGCCGGAAATTCCCCCCTCTTCACTTTCCTGTCCTCTGGATGTACATTCAGGCAATGTAGCCAGAAAACTAGGCTTATTAAAAAGAAAGCAAAATGACGCCAAAGCCTTAAAAGAACTGGATCTAAATTTACGCGTTCTGGACCCTTCTGATCCGGTTAAATATGATTTTGCCCTGTTTGGACTCGGCGTCTTTGAAAAGTTTTCATAA
- a CDS encoding RsmB/NOP family class I SAM-dependent RNA methyltransferase, whose amino-acid sequence MRLHRNLVLAVIHALDLIYNENEYADKVVQKTLKLDKRWGARDRKFVAETIYDMVRWKRLYNEIAGTKEHYTRDNLWKNFAVWATLKGIDLPDWKYFEGTPTRRIKGKFDELQSIRKVRESIPDWMDDTGFKELGDKWDKELKELNKQARVILRTNTLKNTRNQLKAALEAEKIDTEILPGYPDALVLTERKNVFLTQAFKKGLFEVQDASSQLVAPFLDVKPGQKVIDTCAGAGGKTLHLASLMQNKGQIIAMDIYGHKLAELKKRAKRDGAHNIENRTIENSKVIKRLKGKADRVLIDAPCSGIGVLKRNPDSKWKLNKEFLDRIRKTQAEILDQYSSMVKKGGKLVYATCSILPSENEKQVESFLSSNKDFKLIKEKKVSPSDSGFDGFYMALMQKEA is encoded by the coding sequence ATGCGTTTACACAGGAATTTAGTCTTAGCCGTTATTCATGCACTGGACCTTATCTATAACGAAAATGAATATGCAGACAAAGTAGTTCAGAAAACTTTGAAACTGGATAAAAGGTGGGGTGCGAGAGACCGTAAGTTTGTCGCCGAGACCATTTATGACATGGTTCGATGGAAAAGGTTATACAATGAGATAGCGGGAACCAAAGAGCATTATACAAGGGACAACCTTTGGAAAAACTTTGCGGTCTGGGCAACGCTAAAAGGAATTGACCTTCCTGACTGGAAATACTTTGAAGGTACTCCTACTCGAAGAATAAAAGGAAAATTCGATGAACTTCAGAGCATAAGAAAAGTCAGAGAATCCATACCGGACTGGATGGACGACACCGGCTTTAAAGAATTGGGAGACAAATGGGATAAGGAGTTGAAAGAACTTAATAAACAGGCTCGTGTTATTTTGAGAACGAACACCCTTAAAAATACACGAAACCAGCTTAAAGCCGCTCTGGAGGCAGAAAAAATAGATACTGAAATTCTTCCGGGATACCCCGATGCCCTGGTATTGACCGAAAGAAAGAATGTTTTTCTGACACAGGCATTTAAAAAAGGCCTTTTTGAGGTTCAGGATGCATCCTCACAGTTGGTCGCTCCTTTCCTGGATGTAAAACCAGGTCAAAAAGTTATTGATACCTGCGCTGGTGCCGGGGGTAAAACCTTACATCTGGCATCCCTGATGCAAAATAAAGGGCAGATCATCGCCATGGACATCTATGGCCATAAACTGGCTGAACTAAAAAAGCGGGCCAAACGAGACGGAGCCCACAATATTGAAAACCGGACCATTGAAAATTCAAAGGTGATCAAACGTCTAAAAGGAAAAGCTGACAGGGTTTTAATAGATGCTCCCTGCAGCGGTATAGGAGTTTTAAAAAGAAATCCTGATTCTAAATGGAAACTGAACAAAGAATTTTTAGACAGAATCAGAAAAACACAGGCCGAAATATTGGATCAATATTCGTCTATGGTTAAAAAAGGAGGTAAACTAGTTTATGCCACTTGTTCCATCCTTCCCTCGGAAAATGAGAAACAGGTTGAATCATTTCTTTCCTCAAACAAGGATTTTAAATTGATCAAGGAAAAAAAAGTATCTCCTTCGGACTCCGGATTTGATGGATTTTACATGGCACTGATGCAAAAAGAGGCATAA